The proteins below are encoded in one region of Rhinolophus sinicus isolate RSC01 linkage group LG07, ASM3656204v1, whole genome shotgun sequence:
- the PPRC1 gene encoding peroxisome proliferator-activated receptor gamma coactivator-related protein 1 isoform X3 — protein MAARRGRRDRVVPPPTGGPGPDPGGGVRGSSRGSRSQAPYGTVGTVSGGEQVLLHEEVDNSGFVSLSRLGPCLKDKDLEMEELMLQDETLLGTMQSYMDASLISLIEDFGGLGESRLSLEDQNEMSLLTALTEILDNADSENLSPFDSIPDSELLVSPREGSSLHKLLTLSRTPSERDLITPVDPLGPSTGSSRVEMSLADPPWDFSPPSFVETSSPKLPSWRPPRSRPRRGQSPSPQQRSDGEEEEEVASFSGQMLAGEHDNSMSGIPDFPMHLACPEEEDKTAAAEMAVRAAGDESISSLSELVRAMHPYCLPNLTHLTSLENELQEQLDDLTLPEDCMVLEIVGQAATAGNDLEIPVVVRQIPAGPQPVLLDDLLEASPALQLLMPTLESETEAAMSKEALCPEKEGLSLDSEEKLESACLLEPREVVEPAAPRGPQNPPGNAVLSSQRARKGRRKKVKEQPAACTEGYARRLRSSSRGHPTVTTEVTSQEGTLPQQELQREVGPPRGRGKPRAWARAWAATVEKPSPGNLKSSAGQASPAKEGPLDLCPNLGDTIETNSLSLVDSARADPMPLDSVEAGPTAVAPVPAHPVPGDLALVDFPSANTELDDHLPADPVLTEPVRADLAATDRAVVVPISGDLPLVDSVSANPAPVDSVSNDLAPVNPVLVKSRPTDPRRAAVSSAQGSPAPQFLLESESLDSPKAIISEVKEVVGPLKVESGTTATTQEARPRPLSLSEYRRRRQQRQAEAEERSSQPPAGKWPSLPETPTGLADIPCLVMPPAPAKKTALQRSPETPSEACFVSGGPSPASSPEPPASKPMASTPTEQVSSQEMPLPARPPPPTVQSIPPTIPTALPFPPGGLGMTPMLPLSASGQGVTGQPPPPLHPPSLPMSVGPVPPDPYTHYAPMPPWPCYPSVSPSGYPCLPPPSAVPLVSGTPGSYAVPPTYNVPWVSPPAPVPPYSSSCTYGPLGWGPGLQRPPFWPTVPPPPLPLASVGRAVPPPTVDPSGIPAGPPESVLPVPMAAPLSLGSAGQGTPQIEPTKVEVKPVPASPQLKHKVSSPVQSPQNKAPPCLYAEKVAVQEPASESLKLDTQENRSREEPPSPVAKAVPTPTPRQSTVTKLPAVHPARVRKLSFLPTPRTQGPEDVVQAFISEIGIEASDLSSLLEQFEKSEAKKECPPPAPADSLAVGNSGSVDPPQEKRPLDRLQAPELANVAGLTPPATPPHQLWKPLAAVSLLAKAKSPKSTAQEGTLKPEGVTEAKHPAAARLQEGVHGPSPVHVGSGDHDYCVRSRTPPKKVPALVFPEAGSRWNVKRHQDITIKPVLSLGPAAPLPSRTAASQEPLDHRTSNEQADSLVSCLAPSALLSPEASPCRNDANTRTPPEASAKQRSMRCYRKACRSASPPSRGWQGHRGRSSSVSSGSHRTSEASSSSSSSSSSSRSRSRSLSPPHKRWRRSSCSSSGRSGRCSSSSSSSSSSSSSSSSRSRSRSPSPRRRSDRRRRYSSYRSHDHYQRQRVLQKERAIEERRVVFIGKIPGRMTRSELKQRFSVFGEIEECTIHFRVQGDNYGFVTYRYAEEAFAAIESGHKLRQADEQPFDLCFGGRRQFCKRSYSDLDSNWEDFDPAPVKSKFDSLDFDTLLKQAQKNLRR, from the exons ATGGCGGCGCGCCGGGGACGGAGAGATCGAGTCGTGCCGCCTCCGACTGGTGGCCCCGGCCCCGACCCTGGCGGTGGAGTCCGCGGCAGCAGTAGGGGGAGTCGGAGCCAAGCGCCATATGGGACTGTGGGCACTGTGAGCGGCGGGGAGCAG GTGCTGCTGCATGAAGAGGTGGATAATTCTGGCTTTGTCAGTCTGTCTCGGCTGGGCCCCTGCCTGAAGGACAAGGACCTGGAGATGGAGGAGCTAATGCTGCAGGATGAGACCCTGCTGGGGACCATGCAGAGCTACATGGACGCCTCCCTCATCTCTCTCATCGAGGACTTTGGGGGCCTTGGGGAG AGCAGGTTATCTCTGGAGGACCAGAATGAAATGTCACTGCTCACAGCTCTGACGGAGATCTTGGACAATGCAGATTCTGAGAACCTGTCTCCATTTGACAGCATTCCTGACTCGGAGCTACTTGTGTCACCTCGGGAGGGCTCCTCT CTGCACAAGCTGCTCACTCTCTCTCGGACACCCTCAGAACGTGACCTCATCACTCCAGTTGACCCACTGGGTCCCAGCACAGGCAGTAGTAGA GTTGAGATGTCTCTCGCAGATCCCCCTTGGGACTTCTCCCCCCCCTCCTTCGTGGAGACCTCTTCCCCCAAACTTCCTAGCTGGAGACCCCCAAGATCCAGACCCCGCAGGGGCCAATCCCCTTCTCCCCAGCAGCGTAGTgatggggaagaagaggaggaggtggcCAGCTTCAGTGGCCAGATGCTTGCTGGGGAGCATGACAACTCCATGAGCGGCATCCCAGATTTCCCCATGCACCTGGCCTGCCCCGAGGAGGAAGataaaacagcagcagcagagatGGCCGTACGGGCAGCTGGTGACGAGAGCATCTCTTCCCTGAGTGAGCTGGTGCGGGCCATGCACCCGTATTGCCTGCCCAACCTGACCCACCTGACATCCCTCGAGAATGAGCTTCAGGAGCAGCTGGATGATTTGACACTGCCTGAGGATTGTATGGTGCTAGAGATTGTGGGCCAGGCAGCTACAGCTGGCAATGACCTGGAGATTCCAGTTGTGGTGCGGCAGATACCTGCTGGACCCCAGCCTGTGCTCCTAGATGACTTGCTAGAGGCCAGTCCGGCTTTGCAGCTGCTCATGCCTACACTAGAGTCAGAGACAGAGGCTGCTATGTCCAAGGAAGCCCTATGCCCTGAGAAAGAGGGGTTGTCACTGGATTCAGAGGAAAAGCTGGAGTCAGCCTGCTTGTTGGAGCCCAGGGAGGTTGTGGAGCCAGCGGCACCCAGGGGGCCTCAGAACCCACCAGGCAACGCAGTGCTGAGTTCCCAGAGAGCTCGAAAGGGCAGGAGAAAGAAGGTCAAGGAACAGCCAGCAGCCTGTACAGAAGGCTATGCCAGGAGGCTGAGGTCATCCTCTCGTGGGCACCCTACAGTGACTACAGAGGTGACCTCTCAGGAAGGTACCTTGCCTCAGCAGGAACTTCAAAGAGAGGTGGGGCCGCCTCGTGGTAGAGGGAAGCCCCGGGCTTGGGCTCGGGCCTGGGCAGCTACGGTGGAGAAACCTAGCCCTGGGAACTTGAAGAGTAGTGCTGGACAAGCTAGTCCTGCTAAAGAAGGTCCTCTAGACCTGTGCCCCAACCTGGGTGACACCATTGAAACCAACTCTCTCTCATTGGTTGACTCTGCTCGAGCCGACCCCATGCCACTCGACTCCGTGGAAGCTGGTCCCACTGCAGTTGCTCCTGTTCCAGCTCACCCTGTACCTGGTGACCTTGCACTGGTCGACTTTCCTTCAGCTAACACAGAGCTGGATGACCATCTCCCAGCTGACCCAGTGCTCACTGAGCCAGTCCGAGCTGACTTGGCAGCAACTGACCGTGCAGTAGTTGTTCCTATCTCAGGTGACTTGCCACTAGTTGACTCTGTCTCGGCCAACCCAGCACCAGTTGACTCTGTTTCCAATGATCTGGCTCCAGTTAACCCTGTGCTAGTTAAGTCTAGGCCAACTGATCCCAGACGTGCCGCAGTGTCGTCAGCCCAGGGGAGTCCAGCCCCCCAGTTCCTTCTGGAGTCAGAGTCCTTGGACTCCCCAAAGGCCATCATTTCTGAAGTCAAAGAGGTTGTGGGTCCTCTGAAAGTAGAAAGTGGTACCACTGCCACAACCCAGGAAGCCAGACCTCGGCCTCTTAGTCTGTCCGAATATCGGCGACGAAGGCAGCAGCGCCAagcagaggcagaagaaaggagtTCGCAGCCCCCAGCTGGGAAGTGGCCTAGCCTCCCAGAGACCCCCACAGGGCTGGCAGACATCCCTTGTCTTGTCATGCCACCAGCCCCAGCCAAAAAGACAGCTCTACAGAGAAGCCCTGAGACTCCTTCGGAGGCTTGCTTTGTGTCTGGGGGTCCCAGCCCTGCTTCTAGTCCTGAGCCACCAGCAAGCAAACCTATGGCCTCAACTCCCACTGAGCAGGTGTCATCCCAAGAGATGCCACTGCCGGCAAGACCTCCACCTCCGACTGTACAGTCCATACCCCCTACAATACCCACTGCTCTGCCTTTTCCACCAGGTGGGCTGGGCATGACCCCTATGTTGCCCCTTTCCGCAAGTGGGCAAGGGGTCACAGGTCAGCCCCCACCACCCTTGCACCCTCCTAGTCTTCCTATGTCTGTGGGCCCAGTGCCACCTGATCCCTATACTCACTATGCCCCCATGCCACCCTGGCCTTGTTATCCCTCAGTGTCCCCTTCTGGCTATCCTTGCCTGCCCCCCCCATCAGCGGTGCCCCTAGTGTCTGGTACTCCTGGCTCCTATGCTGTTCCCCCCACTTACAATGTGCCTTGGGTATCCCCTCCTGCCCCAGTCCCACCTTATAGCTCTAGCTGTACTTATGGGCCCTTGGGTTGGGGTCCAGGGCTGCAACGCCCTCCATTCTGGCCTACTGTGCCCCCACCTCCTTTGCCTCTAGCCTCTGTTGGGAGAGCTGTTCCCCCACCCACGGTGGATCCCAGTGGCATCCCAGCTGGCCCTCCTGAAAGTGTGCTTCCTGTGCCGATGGCTGCTCCCCTCAGTCTTGGGTCGGCTGGCCAGGGAACTCCACAGATAGAGCCCACCAAGGTGGAGGTTAAGCCAGTGCCTGCATCTCCCCAGCTGAAACACAAGGTGTCCTCCCCAGTTCAGAGCCCCCAGAATAAGGCTCCACCATGTTTGTATGCTGAGAAAGTGGCTGTTCAGGAGCCTGCATCAGAGAGTCTAAAACTTGACACCCAGGAGAATAGGTCCCGGGAGGAGCCCCCCTCTCCTGTTGCCAAGGCTGTTCCCACACCCACACCACGGCAGAGCACTGTCACCAAGTTGCCTGCTGTCCACCCAGCCCGTGTAAGGAAACTCTCCTTCCTGCCTACCCCACGTACCCAGGGTCCTGAGGATGTGGTGCAGGCTTTCATCAGTGAGATTG GAATTGAGGCGTCAGACCTGTCCAGTCTGCTGGAGCAGTTTGAGAAATCAGAAG CCAAAAAGGAGTGTCCTCCCCCGGCTCCTGCTGACAGCTTGGCTGTAGGAAATTCAGG CAGCGTTGACCCTCCCCAGGAGAAGAGGCCCCTAGACCGGTTACAAGCCCCAGAACTGGCCAACGTGGCAG gGCTCACCCCTCCAGCTACCCCTCCCCACCAGTTATGGAAGCCCTTGGCTGCTGTTTCACTGCTGGCCAAAGCCAAATCTCCTAAGTCCACCGCCCAGGAGGGAACCCTGAAGCCTGAAGGAGTTACAGAGGCCAAACATCCAGCTGCAGCCCGCCTCCAAGAAGGGGTCCATGGCCCTAGTCCAGTCCATGTGGGCTCTGGGGACCATGACTATTGTGTCCGGAGCAGGACACCCCCAAAAAAGGTGCCTGCCTTAGTCTTTCCAGAGGCAGGCTCCCGATGGAATGTCAAACGCCATCAGGATATCACCATCAAACCTGTCTTGTCCCTGGGCCCAGCTGCCCCCCTGCCCTCACGCACAGCTGCCTCCCAGGAGCCACTTGATCACAGGACTAGCAATGAGCAGGCAGATTCCCTGGTCTCTTGCCTTGCCCCATCTGCCTTGCTGTCCCCTGAGGCCTCACCCTGCCGGAATGACGCGAACACTAGGACTCCCCCCGAGGCCTCAGCCAAGCAGCGGTCAATGCGCTGTTATCGAAAAGCCTGCAGGTCAGCCAGCCCCCCAAGCAGGGGCTGGCAGGGCCACCGTGGCCGCAGCAGTTCTGTCAGCTCTGGGTCCCACCGGACCAGTGAAGCATCTTCCTCCTCATCCTCATCGTCGTCTTCATCCCGGTCCCGGTCCAggtccctctcccctccacacaAGAGGTGGCGAAG gtccagttgcagttccTCTGGACGTTCCGGAAgatgttcttcctcttcttcatcttcctcatcttcctcatcCTCATCTAGTTCCCGAAGCCGGTCCCGTTCCCCATCCCCCCGCCGGAGAAGTGACAGGAGGCGGCG GTACAGCTCTTATCGTTCACACGACCATTACCAAAGGCAAAGAGTGCTGCAGAAGGAGCGTGCAATA GAGGAGAGAAGAGTGGTCTTCATTGGGAAAATACCTGGCCGCATGACTCGGTCAGAGCTGAAACAGAGGTTCTCTGTTTTTGGAGAGATTGAAGAGTGCACCATCCACTTCCGTGTCCAAGG TGACAACTATGGCTTCGTCACTTACCGCTATGCTGAGGAGGCATTTGCAGCCATCGAGAGTGGCCACAAGCTGAGGCAGGCAGATGAGCAGCCCTTTGATCTTTGCTTTGGGGGCCGCAGGCAGTTCTGCAAGAGAAGCTATTCTGATCTTG ACTCCAACTGGGAAGACTTTGACCCTGCTCCTGTAAAGAGCAAATTTGATTCTCTTGACTTTGACACATTGTTGAAACAGGCCCAGAAGAACCTCAGGAGGTAA
- the PPRC1 gene encoding peroxisome proliferator-activated receptor gamma coactivator-related protein 1 isoform X2 — protein MAARRGRRDRVVPPPTGGPGPDPGGGVRGSSRGSRSQAPYGTVGTVSGGEQVLLHEEVDNSGFVSLSRLGPCLKDKDLEMEELMLQDETLLGTMQSYMDASLISLIEDFGGLGESRLSLEDQNEMSLLTALTEILDNADSENLSPFDSIPDSELLVSPREGSSLHKLLTLSRTPSERDLITPVDPLGPSTGSSRVSGVEMSLADPPWDFSPPSFVETSSPKLPSWRPPRSRPRRGQSPSPQQRSDGEEEEEVASFSGQMLAGEHDNSMSGIPDFPMHLACPEEEDKTAAAEMAVRAAGDESISSLSELVRAMHPYCLPNLTHLTSLENELQEQLDDLTLPEDCMVLEIVGQAATAGNDLEIPVVVRQIPAGPQPVLLDDLLEASPALQLLMPTLESETEAAMSKEALCPEKEGLSLDSEEKLESACLLEPREVVEPAAPRGPQNPPGNAVLSSQRARKGRRKKVKEQPAACTEGYARRLRSSSRGHPTVTTEVTSQEGTLPQQELQREVGPPRGRGKPRAWARAWAATVEKPSPGNLKSSAGQASPAKEGPLDLCPNLGDTIETNSLSLVDSARADPMPLDSVEAGPTAVAPVPAHPVPGDLALVDFPSANTELDDHLPADPVLTEPVRADLAATDRAVVVPISGDLPLVDSVSANPAPVDSVSNDLAPVNPVLVKSRPTDPRRAAVSSAQGSPAPQFLLESESLDSPKAIISEVKEVVGPLKVESGTTATTQEARPRPLSLSEYRRRRQQRQAEAEERSSQPPAGKWPSLPETPTGLADIPCLVMPPAPAKKTALQRSPETPSEACFVSGGPSPASSPEPPASKPMASTPTEQVSSQEMPLPARPPPPTVQSIPPTIPTALPFPPGGLGMTPMLPLSASGQGVTGQPPPPLHPPSLPMSVGPVPPDPYTHYAPMPPWPCYPSVSPSGYPCLPPPSAVPLVSGTPGSYAVPPTYNVPWVSPPAPVPPYSSSCTYGPLGWGPGLQRPPFWPTVPPPPLPLASVGRAVPPPTVDPSGIPAGPPESVLPVPMAAPLSLGSAGQGTPQIEPTKVEVKPVPASPQLKHKVSSPVQSPQNKAPPCLYAEKVAVQEPASESLKLDTQENRSREEPPSPVAKAVPTPTPRQSTVTKLPAVHPARVRKLSFLPTPRTQGPEDVVQAFISEIGIEASDLSSLLEQFEKSEAKKECPPPAPADSLAVGNSGVDPPQEKRPLDRLQAPELANVAGLTPPATPPHQLWKPLAAVSLLAKAKSPKSTAQEGTLKPEGVTEAKHPAAARLQEGVHGPSPVHVGSGDHDYCVRSRTPPKKVPALVFPEAGSRWNVKRHQDITIKPVLSLGPAAPLPSRTAASQEPLDHRTSNEQADSLVSCLAPSALLSPEASPCRNDANTRTPPEASAKQRSMRCYRKACRSASPPSRGWQGHRGRSSSVSSGSHRTSEASSSSSSSSSSSRSRSRSLSPPHKRWRRSSCSSSGRSGRCSSSSSSSSSSSSSSSSRSRSRSPSPRRRSDRRRRYSSYRSHDHYQRQRVLQKERAIEERRVVFIGKIPGRMTRSELKQRFSVFGEIEECTIHFRVQGDNYGFVTYRYAEEAFAAIESGHKLRQADEQPFDLCFGGRRQFCKRSYSDLDSNWEDFDPAPVKSKFDSLDFDTLLKQAQKNLRR, from the exons ATGGCGGCGCGCCGGGGACGGAGAGATCGAGTCGTGCCGCCTCCGACTGGTGGCCCCGGCCCCGACCCTGGCGGTGGAGTCCGCGGCAGCAGTAGGGGGAGTCGGAGCCAAGCGCCATATGGGACTGTGGGCACTGTGAGCGGCGGGGAGCAG GTGCTGCTGCATGAAGAGGTGGATAATTCTGGCTTTGTCAGTCTGTCTCGGCTGGGCCCCTGCCTGAAGGACAAGGACCTGGAGATGGAGGAGCTAATGCTGCAGGATGAGACCCTGCTGGGGACCATGCAGAGCTACATGGACGCCTCCCTCATCTCTCTCATCGAGGACTTTGGGGGCCTTGGGGAG AGCAGGTTATCTCTGGAGGACCAGAATGAAATGTCACTGCTCACAGCTCTGACGGAGATCTTGGACAATGCAGATTCTGAGAACCTGTCTCCATTTGACAGCATTCCTGACTCGGAGCTACTTGTGTCACCTCGGGAGGGCTCCTCT CTGCACAAGCTGCTCACTCTCTCTCGGACACCCTCAGAACGTGACCTCATCACTCCAGTTGACCCACTGGGTCCCAGCACAGGCAGTAGTAGAGTGAGTGGG GTTGAGATGTCTCTCGCAGATCCCCCTTGGGACTTCTCCCCCCCCTCCTTCGTGGAGACCTCTTCCCCCAAACTTCCTAGCTGGAGACCCCCAAGATCCAGACCCCGCAGGGGCCAATCCCCTTCTCCCCAGCAGCGTAGTgatggggaagaagaggaggaggtggcCAGCTTCAGTGGCCAGATGCTTGCTGGGGAGCATGACAACTCCATGAGCGGCATCCCAGATTTCCCCATGCACCTGGCCTGCCCCGAGGAGGAAGataaaacagcagcagcagagatGGCCGTACGGGCAGCTGGTGACGAGAGCATCTCTTCCCTGAGTGAGCTGGTGCGGGCCATGCACCCGTATTGCCTGCCCAACCTGACCCACCTGACATCCCTCGAGAATGAGCTTCAGGAGCAGCTGGATGATTTGACACTGCCTGAGGATTGTATGGTGCTAGAGATTGTGGGCCAGGCAGCTACAGCTGGCAATGACCTGGAGATTCCAGTTGTGGTGCGGCAGATACCTGCTGGACCCCAGCCTGTGCTCCTAGATGACTTGCTAGAGGCCAGTCCGGCTTTGCAGCTGCTCATGCCTACACTAGAGTCAGAGACAGAGGCTGCTATGTCCAAGGAAGCCCTATGCCCTGAGAAAGAGGGGTTGTCACTGGATTCAGAGGAAAAGCTGGAGTCAGCCTGCTTGTTGGAGCCCAGGGAGGTTGTGGAGCCAGCGGCACCCAGGGGGCCTCAGAACCCACCAGGCAACGCAGTGCTGAGTTCCCAGAGAGCTCGAAAGGGCAGGAGAAAGAAGGTCAAGGAACAGCCAGCAGCCTGTACAGAAGGCTATGCCAGGAGGCTGAGGTCATCCTCTCGTGGGCACCCTACAGTGACTACAGAGGTGACCTCTCAGGAAGGTACCTTGCCTCAGCAGGAACTTCAAAGAGAGGTGGGGCCGCCTCGTGGTAGAGGGAAGCCCCGGGCTTGGGCTCGGGCCTGGGCAGCTACGGTGGAGAAACCTAGCCCTGGGAACTTGAAGAGTAGTGCTGGACAAGCTAGTCCTGCTAAAGAAGGTCCTCTAGACCTGTGCCCCAACCTGGGTGACACCATTGAAACCAACTCTCTCTCATTGGTTGACTCTGCTCGAGCCGACCCCATGCCACTCGACTCCGTGGAAGCTGGTCCCACTGCAGTTGCTCCTGTTCCAGCTCACCCTGTACCTGGTGACCTTGCACTGGTCGACTTTCCTTCAGCTAACACAGAGCTGGATGACCATCTCCCAGCTGACCCAGTGCTCACTGAGCCAGTCCGAGCTGACTTGGCAGCAACTGACCGTGCAGTAGTTGTTCCTATCTCAGGTGACTTGCCACTAGTTGACTCTGTCTCGGCCAACCCAGCACCAGTTGACTCTGTTTCCAATGATCTGGCTCCAGTTAACCCTGTGCTAGTTAAGTCTAGGCCAACTGATCCCAGACGTGCCGCAGTGTCGTCAGCCCAGGGGAGTCCAGCCCCCCAGTTCCTTCTGGAGTCAGAGTCCTTGGACTCCCCAAAGGCCATCATTTCTGAAGTCAAAGAGGTTGTGGGTCCTCTGAAAGTAGAAAGTGGTACCACTGCCACAACCCAGGAAGCCAGACCTCGGCCTCTTAGTCTGTCCGAATATCGGCGACGAAGGCAGCAGCGCCAagcagaggcagaagaaaggagtTCGCAGCCCCCAGCTGGGAAGTGGCCTAGCCTCCCAGAGACCCCCACAGGGCTGGCAGACATCCCTTGTCTTGTCATGCCACCAGCCCCAGCCAAAAAGACAGCTCTACAGAGAAGCCCTGAGACTCCTTCGGAGGCTTGCTTTGTGTCTGGGGGTCCCAGCCCTGCTTCTAGTCCTGAGCCACCAGCAAGCAAACCTATGGCCTCAACTCCCACTGAGCAGGTGTCATCCCAAGAGATGCCACTGCCGGCAAGACCTCCACCTCCGACTGTACAGTCCATACCCCCTACAATACCCACTGCTCTGCCTTTTCCACCAGGTGGGCTGGGCATGACCCCTATGTTGCCCCTTTCCGCAAGTGGGCAAGGGGTCACAGGTCAGCCCCCACCACCCTTGCACCCTCCTAGTCTTCCTATGTCTGTGGGCCCAGTGCCACCTGATCCCTATACTCACTATGCCCCCATGCCACCCTGGCCTTGTTATCCCTCAGTGTCCCCTTCTGGCTATCCTTGCCTGCCCCCCCCATCAGCGGTGCCCCTAGTGTCTGGTACTCCTGGCTCCTATGCTGTTCCCCCCACTTACAATGTGCCTTGGGTATCCCCTCCTGCCCCAGTCCCACCTTATAGCTCTAGCTGTACTTATGGGCCCTTGGGTTGGGGTCCAGGGCTGCAACGCCCTCCATTCTGGCCTACTGTGCCCCCACCTCCTTTGCCTCTAGCCTCTGTTGGGAGAGCTGTTCCCCCACCCACGGTGGATCCCAGTGGCATCCCAGCTGGCCCTCCTGAAAGTGTGCTTCCTGTGCCGATGGCTGCTCCCCTCAGTCTTGGGTCGGCTGGCCAGGGAACTCCACAGATAGAGCCCACCAAGGTGGAGGTTAAGCCAGTGCCTGCATCTCCCCAGCTGAAACACAAGGTGTCCTCCCCAGTTCAGAGCCCCCAGAATAAGGCTCCACCATGTTTGTATGCTGAGAAAGTGGCTGTTCAGGAGCCTGCATCAGAGAGTCTAAAACTTGACACCCAGGAGAATAGGTCCCGGGAGGAGCCCCCCTCTCCTGTTGCCAAGGCTGTTCCCACACCCACACCACGGCAGAGCACTGTCACCAAGTTGCCTGCTGTCCACCCAGCCCGTGTAAGGAAACTCTCCTTCCTGCCTACCCCACGTACCCAGGGTCCTGAGGATGTGGTGCAGGCTTTCATCAGTGAGATTG GAATTGAGGCGTCAGACCTGTCCAGTCTGCTGGAGCAGTTTGAGAAATCAGAAG CCAAAAAGGAGTGTCCTCCCCCGGCTCCTGCTGACAGCTTGGCTGTAGGAAATTCAGG CGTTGACCCTCCCCAGGAGAAGAGGCCCCTAGACCGGTTACAAGCCCCAGAACTGGCCAACGTGGCAG gGCTCACCCCTCCAGCTACCCCTCCCCACCAGTTATGGAAGCCCTTGGCTGCTGTTTCACTGCTGGCCAAAGCCAAATCTCCTAAGTCCACCGCCCAGGAGGGAACCCTGAAGCCTGAAGGAGTTACAGAGGCCAAACATCCAGCTGCAGCCCGCCTCCAAGAAGGGGTCCATGGCCCTAGTCCAGTCCATGTGGGCTCTGGGGACCATGACTATTGTGTCCGGAGCAGGACACCCCCAAAAAAGGTGCCTGCCTTAGTCTTTCCAGAGGCAGGCTCCCGATGGAATGTCAAACGCCATCAGGATATCACCATCAAACCTGTCTTGTCCCTGGGCCCAGCTGCCCCCCTGCCCTCACGCACAGCTGCCTCCCAGGAGCCACTTGATCACAGGACTAGCAATGAGCAGGCAGATTCCCTGGTCTCTTGCCTTGCCCCATCTGCCTTGCTGTCCCCTGAGGCCTCACCCTGCCGGAATGACGCGAACACTAGGACTCCCCCCGAGGCCTCAGCCAAGCAGCGGTCAATGCGCTGTTATCGAAAAGCCTGCAGGTCAGCCAGCCCCCCAAGCAGGGGCTGGCAGGGCCACCGTGGCCGCAGCAGTTCTGTCAGCTCTGGGTCCCACCGGACCAGTGAAGCATCTTCCTCCTCATCCTCATCGTCGTCTTCATCCCGGTCCCGGTCCAggtccctctcccctccacacaAGAGGTGGCGAAG gtccagttgcagttccTCTGGACGTTCCGGAAgatgttcttcctcttcttcatcttcctcatcttcctcatcCTCATCTAGTTCCCGAAGCCGGTCCCGTTCCCCATCCCCCCGCCGGAGAAGTGACAGGAGGCGGCG GTACAGCTCTTATCGTTCACACGACCATTACCAAAGGCAAAGAGTGCTGCAGAAGGAGCGTGCAATA GAGGAGAGAAGAGTGGTCTTCATTGGGAAAATACCTGGCCGCATGACTCGGTCAGAGCTGAAACAGAGGTTCTCTGTTTTTGGAGAGATTGAAGAGTGCACCATCCACTTCCGTGTCCAAGG TGACAACTATGGCTTCGTCACTTACCGCTATGCTGAGGAGGCATTTGCAGCCATCGAGAGTGGCCACAAGCTGAGGCAGGCAGATGAGCAGCCCTTTGATCTTTGCTTTGGGGGCCGCAGGCAGTTCTGCAAGAGAAGCTATTCTGATCTTG ACTCCAACTGGGAAGACTTTGACCCTGCTCCTGTAAAGAGCAAATTTGATTCTCTTGACTTTGACACATTGTTGAAACAGGCCCAGAAGAACCTCAGGAGGTAA